The proteins below come from a single Drosophila teissieri strain GT53w chromosome 3L, Prin_Dtei_1.1, whole genome shotgun sequence genomic window:
- the LOC122616361 gene encoding splicing factor 3A subunit 2, whose translation MDFQNRAGGKTGSGGVASWSETNRDRKERLRQLALETIDLNKDPYFMKNHLGSYECKLCLTLHNNEGSYLAHTQGKKHQDNLARRAAKEAKEAPSSLLAPEKPRVEPKKFVKIGRPGYRVTKQRELSNGQQSLLFQVDYPEITESIVPRHRFMSAYEQKIEPPDRKWQYLLFAAEPYETIGFKVPSREVEKSEGKFWTHWNRDTKQFFLQFAFKFEPKILPPPPPNLHRALGPPGGFPMPGPPRPAMHPMFNGVPPPPPMLSNN comes from the coding sequence ATGGACTTCCAGAACCGCGCCGGCGGCAAGACCGGCAGCGGAGGCGTGGCCTCCTGGTCGGAGACGAACCGCGACCGCAAGGAGCGACTGCGTCAACTGGCCCTGGAGACAATCGATCTGAACAAGGATCCGTACTTCATGAAGAACCATCTGGGTTCCTACGAGTGCAAACTGTGTCTGACGCTGCATAATAACGAGGGCAGTTATTTGGCCCACACGCAGGGCAAAAAGCATCAGGATAATCTGGCCAGAAGAGCCGCCAAGGAGGCTAAGGAGGCACCCTCATCGCTGCTGGCGCCGGAGAAGCCCCGCGTGGAGCCCAAGAAGTTTGTCAAGATCGGACGACCCGGCTACCGGGTGACCAAGCAGCGTGAGCTCAGCAACGGCCAGCAGTCGTTGCTCTTTCAAGTGGACTACCCGGAAATCACGGAGTCCATTGTTCCGCGTCACCGCTTCATGTCCGCCTACGAGCAGAAGATCGAGCCGCCAGACCGCAAGTGGCAGTACCTTCTCTTTGCCGCCGAGCCGTACGAGACCATAGGATTCAAGGTGCCGTCTCGAGAAGTGGAGAAGAGCGAGGGCAAGTTCTGGACGCACTGGAACCGTGACACTAAGCAGTTCTTCCTTCAGTTCGCCTTCAAGTTCGAGCCAAAGATcctgccgccaccaccgccgaaTCTACATAGGGCACTGGGTCCTCCGGGCGGATTCCCCATGCCGGGACCGCCACGTCCTGCTATGCATCCCATGTTCAATGGCGttcctccaccgccgcccatgCTTTCAAATAACTAA